Proteins encoded by one window of Seriola aureovittata isolate HTS-2021-v1 ecotype China chromosome 4, ASM2101889v1, whole genome shotgun sequence:
- the dnajc30b gene encoding dnaJ (Hsp40) homolog, subfamily C, member 30b, giving the protein MAEVGQRLGSGVYRLSALRNSQSRPVCAGESPGSLLVNCSFSDSRVKEESARDQREVQPVSESRATQRKPEKLSRGRKSKRQQVNGSLLCATSLELDSSRFIGFVQTRESVQAHKTALYLAARLQPLLQEKLPLCRMTCWTRGAISIHPDTFRSPQQLRALCTVVFILADQGSERPGCGQGLRRLKLQPDPFTATRNYCWRSDGSSKDAPLLYRSRTAYYDILKVTPGATQSQIKTAYYKQSFIYHPDKNPGSKEATQRFSEISEAYTVLGNISLRRKYDRGILSQSDIRSAGRPSSKETTSRSTGSQQQQQHQQRARRYSQTGGRPMFDFDAFYRAHYGEQLQREKDMRARKERMQEQQREQLSRWRQGKMMEVTVAMLLAMAGLIFVNLTRP; this is encoded by the coding sequence ATGGCAGAGGTCGGTCAGAGGCTGGGGAGCGGAGTTTACCGACTGTCCGCCCTCAGGAACAGCCAGAGTCGTCCGGTGTGCGCCGGTGAAAGCCCCGGATCTCTGCTGGTAAACTGCTCCTTCAGTGACAGCCGCGTTAAAGAGGAATCAGCCCGGGACCAACGTGAAGTTCAGCCAGTGTCAGAAAGCAGAGCAACACAACGCAAACCAGAGAAACTTTCCAGAGGGAGGAAAAGTAAACGTCAACAGGTAAATGGAAGTTTGCTTTGTGCCACGTCTTTGGAGCTGGATTCATCCCGTTTTATCGGGTTTGTTCAAACCAGAGAGAGCGTCCAAGCTCATAAAACAGCCCTGTACTTAGCTGCAAGACTGCAGCCTCTCCTCCAGGAGAAGCTGCCACTCTGCAGGATGACATGCTGGACCAGAGGAGCTATTTCCATCCACCCTGACACCTTCAGATCTCCTCAGCAGCTCCGAGCTCTCTGCACTGTTGTCTTCATTCTGGCAGATCAGGGATCAGAGAGGCCAGGATGTGGACAGGGACTGAGACGGCTGAAACTACAACCTGATCCATTTACAGCAACTAGAAACTACTGCTGGAGGAGTGATGGGAGCTCAAAAGATGCTCCTCTGCTGTACAGAAGCAGGACGGCCTATTACGACATCCTCAAAGTGACCCCAGGTGCCACACAGTCCCAGATCAAGACGGCTTACTACAAGCAGTCCTTTATTTACCACCCTGACAAGAACCCAGGGAGCAAGGAGGCCACCCAGCGCTTCTCTGAGATCAGTGAGGCTTACACCGTGCTGGGTAACATCAGCCTGAGGAGGAAGTACGACCGGGGCATCCTGAGCCAGTCAGATATCAGAAGTGCGGGGAGACCGTCCTCCAAAGAGACCACGAGCAGATCCACAGGCtcccaacagcagcagcagcatcaacagaGAGCCAGACGGTACTCCCAAACAGGCGGGAGGCCCATGTTTGATTTTGATGCCTTTTACCGGGCTCACTACGGGgagcagctacagagagagaaggacatgAGGGCCAGGAAGGAGCGCatgcaggagcagcagagggagcagcTGAGCAGGTGGAGGCAGGggaagatgatggaggtgaCTGTGGCGATGCTGCTGGCCATGGCAGGGCTGATATTTGTGAATCTCACCAGGCCCTGA
- the bud23 gene encoding probable 18S rRNA (guanine-N(7))-methyltransferase has translation MASSCRRPEHTAPPDVFYNEEEAKKYSQNSRMIEIQTQMSERAVELLNLPEGQPCFLLDVGCGSGLSGDYLSEEGHYWVGVDISNAMLDVALDREVEGDLLLGDMGQGMPFRPGTFDGCISISALQWLCNADKRTHSPPKRLYSFFTTLYSSLSRGSRAVFQLYPENSEQLELITSQAMRAGFSGGMVVDYPNSSKAKKFFLCLFAGVTGVLPKGLGSETSDKAVSNQVQYSGQRCRFKNMKGKSAKKGRDWILEKKERRRRQGREVRADTKYTGRQRRPHF, from the exons ATGGCATCCAGCTGTCGACGGCCTGAGCACACAGCTCCTCCAGATGTG TTCTACAATGAAGAGGAGGCGAAGAAATACTCTCAGAA CTCTCGGATGATTGAGATCCAGACCCAGATGTCAGAGAGAGCTGTCGAGCTTTTGAACCTGCCGGAGGGACAGCCATGCTTCCTGCTAGACGTGGG gtgtgGCTCTGGTCTCAGTGGAGACTACCTGTCAGAGGAGGGACACTACTGGGTAGGAGTCGACATCAGCAACGCAATGCTGG ATGTTGCACTGGACAGAGAAGTAGAAGGAGACCTTTTACTGGGGGACATGGGTCAGGGGATGCCTTTCCGACCCGGCACCTTTGACGGTTGCATAAG TATTTCTGCCCTGCAGTGGCTCTGTAATGCCGACAAGAGGACACATAGTCCTCCAAAGAGACTCTATAGCTTCTTTACTACTCTCTACTCTTCTCTG tcAAGAGGCTCACGTGCAGTTTTTCAGCTTTATCCAGAGAACTCAGAACAG CTTGAGCTGATCACATCGCAGGCCATGAGGGCAGGTTTCAGCGGAGGCATGGTGGTGGACTACCCCAACAGCAGCAAAGCTAAAAA GTTCTTCTTGTGTCTTTTCGCTGGAGTTACAGGAGTCCTTCCCAAA gGATTAGGATCAGAAACTTCAGACAAAGCTGTTTCAAACCAGGTCCAGTATTCAGGACAAAG atGTCGgttcaaaaacatgaaaggcAAATCAGCGAAGAAGGGACGAGATTGGATCttggagaagaaggagaggaggaggagacaggggcG GGAGGTTAGAGCCGACACAAAATACACTGGACGTCAGAGGAGACCTCATTTCTAG